The DNA sequence CCGGCCCAAGTGTGTTTTCACTTATGTCATAAAGCTGCCTTTACATTGTCATAAGCATAACATTTGAAAGGATTTTGTAACGCTCACGCACCATGGAGCCTATTGAAGTGTATGCTGAACAAATCAATGTAACAGTTTGCAATGGCAGCCGCAGGTTGGTCTTGTTGTACCACTGACTGCAGTGATATAGCAACAGCAGGACTAACCTACTCCAGGGGTTGCTGCTCTGTGGCTGACCCTATGCTGCTACCAGCCTCACAgctgtgtgtatgtattgtgtCCGGGGAATAGTACAAGACAGAATGTTCTATTCTATTTGATTCTATTCTACTCATGATCTATTCTCTTCTACCACTATTCTatgccagtgtttcccaaccctggtcctccagtacccctaacagtacACATTTTGATTGTAAccccggacaagcacacctgattcaacttgtcaactaatcatcaagccctgaATGAGCTGAATGAGGTGCGTTTGTCAAGAGCTACAACAAAatatgtgtactgttggggtactccaggaccagggttgggaaacactgttctaTTCTACcggtattctactctactctactctactctactctactttattctactctactctactctactctactctactttattctactctactctactctactctactctactttattctactctactctactctactctactctactctactctactctactctactttattctactctactctactgctctactctactctattctattgcTTGACAGCTTGGGACTGGAGCGTGCGGACAGTGCCTGGGGGGCGGTGAGTGTGATCACTGGTCTGCTGGAGCAGCACGGCCAGGGGGGGCCATGCAGGGAGGACCCGGCTCCCTTCAGCTACCACAACTCCTTCCTCCTGGTGGACCGCAACGAGGCCTGGATCCTGGAGACCGCCGGCAAGCTCTGGGTGGCACAGAAAGTCACAGGTGAGGAAACTGCTGTAACACCGTGGGAGTTGTAGTGTGAATggatgttgggggggggggactgaggGTGGCACAGGAAGTTACATGGTGAGGAAACTGCTGTAACATCACTGGAGCTGTAGTGTGGACAGAAGTTTTGAAACAGGTTTGTTCTGGGGTAATCTCTGTTAAGGAGTAAAATCTCACAGAACTTGGTCAGCTGAGTGATTAATTTCTTTGTTCATACAGTCCGTGTTAGAAATTGAGAGTGGCAAATATGAAGTCTCCACCCTCACATAAAGAAATCTCAGCCAAAGTGCCCCCCCCCTCCGATCTGTGTGGTCACACGTGCGAACCAAAGCAGTTTAAGCATCGTCTTCACCCAATCCTTCCTGATACGTGCAAATAACCAGTGACGAAAACCCCAAAACCAGAACTAATGCTGCTCCTTATCTCACACATCCCATTCAGTCTCTGCAGATACTTCAGTCTACATGCAAAATCTGCCCATGGGAGATTCGTTTTGTGCTTTTACCCTTATGGTTGTGGTTAGGATAGtgggagggtaagctgatcctagaactGTGCATATCTGAGCAACTTATACCAGCAGCATACAACTATGCACCCCCACCTGTCTTTGCTTCCCACAGAGGGGGTGAAGAACATCTCCAATGCGCTGACCATCGGGACGGATATCTCGGCTGAGCACCCAGAGCTGCGGAGTGTGGCCCAGGCCCAGGGTTGGTGGAGCGGCGAGGGAGAGTTCTGCTTCAACGAGGTGTTCAAGTCTGAAACCCCCCCCGCCAGGATGGAACTGGCCAAGAAGCGCTACAGTGGGGGCACACAGCTCCTCCAACAGCATGATGGTGAGGGAGACTAttctttctattctattctaatctaATTCAACCCATTCAACTCCCTATAACTGTAAAAACTCCCAAAATGATGTTAAAGCAGGCTCTATTAACAACACTATACATGGTTGGTTTGGTTGCCGTATTGCTTATACAGCTATTTTTAATAAAGGCCTGGTATCCCCTCTTACCATAGAAAGTACGTTGAATGTAACTAGCTATGTCATTTCCTGTCTCCTGCCATTCCCTCTCCGGTCGGCTTTCCAATAAAAATAGACGACTAATAACCTACTTAGACAATACATTTTCTGGGTTCCCCAGGTTCTGTGACGGCCGAGGTGATGATGTCCATCCTGAGGGACAAGCCCAGTGGGATCTGCATGGACTCTGGGGGGTTCCGCACCACTGGCAGCATGGTGTCCATCCTGCCCCGCGACCCCAGCCTGCCCTGCATCCACTTCCTCACTGCCACCCCCGACCCCTCCAGGTGCGTCACCTCACCGGCCTGGTCCCAAACGAATcactctgaccctaaccccaTTGTTGTCTGCTCCTTGTGTTTAATCTAAATGAGCTGGATAA is a window from the Salmo trutta chromosome 38, fSalTru1.1, whole genome shotgun sequence genome containing:
- the LOC115178159 gene encoding secernin-2 isoform X2, which gives rise to MAEPEPPLSCDCFVSLPPGSQDDHVIFGKNSDRPRDEVQEVLYYPATSHPSGTMLECTYIQIPQAEHTHAMVLSRPSWLWGAEMGANDKGVCIGNEAVWTREAIDPGEALLGMDLVRLGLERADSAWGAVSVITGLLEQHGQGGPCREDPAPFSYHNSFLLVDRNEAWILETAGKLWVAQKVTEGVKNISNALTIGTDISAEHPELRSVAQAQGWWSGEGEFCFNEVFKSETPPARMELAKKRYSGGTQLLQQHDGSVTAEVMMSILRDKPSGICMDSGGFRTTGSMVSILPRDPSLPCIHFLTATPDPSSTAQTTQSGSSRASRAKWTAGTTCTRPMKGPCRLWRPTRMQGML